From the Solibacillus sp. FSL R5-0449 genome, one window contains:
- the trxB gene encoding thioredoxin-disulfide reductase encodes MSEEKIYDVVIIGAGPAGMTAAVYASRANLSTLMIERGIPGGQMANTEAVENYPGFDTILGPELSTKMFEHAKKFGAEYAYGDVNEIIDGDEYKIIVSGKKQYKTRTIIITTGAEYKKLGIPGETELGGRGVSYCAVCDGAFFKQKNLIVIGGGDSAVEEGVYLTRFADKVTIVHRRDKLRAQKILQDRAFANEKVDFIWNSTVKEIHEVDGKVGKVTLASTVDGTESEMETDGVFVYVGMLPLTAPFASLNILNDAGYIVTNEKMETAIPGIYAAGDVREKMLRQIVTATGDGSIAAQSAQHYVEEIKEKINQ; translated from the coding sequence ATGTCAGAAGAAAAAATTTATGATGTAGTCATTATCGGAGCAGGTCCAGCAGGTATGACTGCTGCGGTATATGCATCACGCGCTAACTTATCAACATTAATGATTGAACGTGGGATTCCCGGCGGACAAATGGCAAATACAGAAGCAGTGGAAAACTACCCTGGTTTCGATACTATTTTAGGGCCTGAGCTATCGACGAAAATGTTTGAGCACGCAAAAAAATTCGGTGCTGAATATGCTTACGGTGATGTAAATGAAATCATCGATGGTGATGAATACAAAATTATCGTTTCAGGTAAAAAACAATATAAAACACGCACAATTATCATTACTACTGGTGCAGAGTACAAAAAACTGGGCATTCCTGGCGAAACAGAGCTTGGCGGCCGCGGTGTAAGTTACTGTGCTGTATGTGATGGCGCATTCTTCAAACAAAAAAACCTGATCGTTATCGGTGGGGGCGACTCTGCTGTTGAAGAAGGTGTTTACTTAACACGCTTTGCGGATAAAGTAACAATCGTACACCGTCGCGATAAGCTTCGTGCACAAAAGATTTTACAAGATCGTGCGTTTGCCAACGAAAAAGTAGACTTCATCTGGAATTCAACTGTGAAAGAAATTCATGAAGTTGACGGTAAAGTAGGCAAAGTGACGTTAGCTTCAACAGTTGACGGTACAGAGTCAGAAATGGAAACAGATGGCGTATTCGTATATGTCGGCATGCTTCCATTAACAGCACCATTTGCTTCACTGAATATTTTAAATGATGCAGGCTATATTGTAACAAATGAAAAAATGGAAACAGCAATTCCTGGTATTTATGCTGCGGGCGATGTTCGCGAAAAAATGCTGCGTCAAATTGTAACAGCTACAGGTGACGGCAGTATTGCAGCTCAATCTGCTCAACATTACGTAGAAGAAATCAAAGAAAAAATAAATCAATAA
- a CDS encoding tetratricopeptide repeat protein, which translates to MENKRLKSKATNVVSFVPNGDYYYKKALKAIERDEMDKAYKYIKRAADLSPDDAHVLLQYGILEMELQNFEHAYELIHTAYSLEPNESEIIFMLAEVSGCIGHIADAQKYAAQYLEMEPNGAYTEDASEILEFVDYVGEEMDDMDEFDGAKHVAQEKARRYMEQGDFKTAIEMLEQLIEEYPDLWNAYNNLALAYFYVGEAEQARALLYRVLRENKGNLHALCNLAVFAYYEKSSEELNEMVGLLKKIQPFDWENRYKLGATFALIGQYEEAYKWLRSMSKKGYDGEPGFYFWLAQSAYFSGHEATANEAWKTLIQLDPSKEGMEPWANGEGSILRNSAENHRDFIIRQLTDEHQSSRLFGMFLLKRSAHKQEIVAHPSLLNVSNFTAIEKLCLAYALDYDFSKGSKEEQQFLRFMEVAELITETNDSISLEVAQVLSTWFALGEIAFEQGYAFKNRAALAAAVEYSFHTALENKVTKKAVAGKYNISTATLSKYNDELYEFVPSDFE; encoded by the coding sequence TTGGAAAATAAACGTTTAAAATCAAAAGCTACTAATGTCGTGTCGTTTGTTCCGAATGGTGATTATTATTATAAGAAAGCTTTGAAGGCAATTGAACGAGACGAAATGGATAAAGCATATAAATATATTAAACGCGCGGCGGATTTAAGTCCGGATGACGCGCACGTGTTACTGCAGTACGGAATTCTGGAAATGGAACTGCAAAATTTTGAGCATGCATATGAGTTGATTCACACAGCCTATAGTTTAGAGCCGAATGAATCTGAAATCATTTTCATGCTGGCGGAAGTGTCGGGCTGTATCGGTCATATTGCGGATGCCCAAAAATACGCAGCACAATATTTAGAAATGGAACCGAATGGCGCCTATACGGAAGATGCCTCCGAAATATTGGAGTTTGTCGACTATGTGGGCGAAGAAATGGATGACATGGATGAATTTGATGGGGCGAAGCATGTGGCACAGGAAAAGGCCCGCCGCTATATGGAGCAGGGAGATTTTAAAACGGCAATCGAAATGCTGGAGCAACTTATTGAAGAGTATCCAGACCTTTGGAATGCGTATAATAATCTGGCGTTGGCTTATTTTTATGTCGGAGAAGCGGAACAGGCACGTGCACTTTTATATCGAGTGCTGCGTGAAAACAAAGGCAATCTTCATGCACTTTGCAACTTGGCCGTGTTTGCTTATTATGAAAAGAGCAGTGAAGAGCTGAACGAAATGGTCGGATTACTAAAGAAAATCCAACCGTTCGATTGGGAAAACCGTTACAAGCTCGGCGCGACATTTGCGTTAATCGGGCAATATGAAGAGGCTTACAAATGGCTGCGTTCAATGAGTAAAAAGGGATATGATGGAGAGCCTGGCTTTTATTTCTGGCTTGCCCAGTCTGCCTACTTCTCAGGACACGAAGCCACTGCAAATGAAGCATGGAAAACGCTTATTCAGCTAGATCCGTCAAAAGAAGGAATGGAGCCGTGGGCAAATGGTGAAGGTTCGATTTTACGCAATTCCGCGGAAAATCACCGGGATTTCATCATTCGTCAGCTAACAGATGAGCATCAGTCCAGCCGGTTATTCGGCATGTTTTTATTGAAGCGGTCTGCCCATAAACAAGAAATTGTGGCACATCCTTCACTTTTAAATGTCTCGAATTTCACAGCGATTGAAAAGCTTTGCCTGGCATATGCACTGGACTATGATTTCAGCAAAGGCAGCAAGGAAGAACAGCAATTCCTGCGCTTTATGGAAGTTGCCGAACTGATTACAGAAACGAATGATTCGATTTCATTGGAAGTGGCGCAAGTGTTAAGTACATGGTTTGCGCTTGGGGAAATTGCATTCGAACAAGGCTATGCATTCAAAAATCGCGCGGCGCTTGCTGCTGCTGTTGAATATTCTTTCCATACGGCATTGGAAAACAAAGTGACGAAAAAAGCAGTTGCGGGCAAATATAATATTTCGACTGCCACATTATCGAAGTACAATGATGAGTTATATGAATTTGTACCATCGGACTTTGAATAG